A single window of Coregonus clupeaformis isolate EN_2021a unplaced genomic scaffold, ASM2061545v1 scaf0297, whole genome shotgun sequence DNA harbors:
- the LOC123484386 gene encoding LOW QUALITY PROTEIN: NLR family CARD domain-containing protein 3-like (The sequence of the model RefSeq protein was modified relative to this genomic sequence to represent the inferred CDS: deleted 2 bases in 1 codon) — translation ENIMTFVKNELKMFKRILSPELPEGFESQKQDKEVVDAEDEKQESSAREGALKITLHVLRKMNQKELADTLEKHERAVILQCELKSNLKKKFQCVFEGIAKQGNPTLLNKIYTELYITEGGTGEVNNEHELRQIETTTRKQARPETAIKCNDIFKPLTGQDKLIRTVLTKGVAGIGKTVSVQKFILDWAEGKANQDVQFVFSFPFRELNLMKKEKHTFIELLNHFSIETKESRISNYDKYKVLFIFDGLDECRLPLDFQKNKICCDVTKSTSVDVLLTNLIKGNLLPSALLWITTRPAAANKIPSGCVDQVTEVRGFNDPQKEEYFRKRFSDEDLASRIISHIKTSRSLHIMCHIPVFCWISAIVLEHMLKHKREEMPKTLTEMYTHLVVFHTKQKNEKYLGKEETGPHWNKESILSLGKLAFQQLVKGNLIFYEEDLKEAGIDVNEASVYSGLCTQLFKEECGLYQDKVYCFVHLSIQEFLAAVYVFLSFINNNENLMAKPQSMFSYFFALSRDKPEVTFYKSAVDKALQSETGNLDLFLRFLLGLSLESNQKYLRALLTKTRSSSQSHEETVKYIKEKIRKNPSPERCINLFHCLNELNDHSLVEEIQSYLSSGSLSEEELSPAQWSALVFVLLTSEKDLDVFDLKKYSRSEKGLLRLLPVVKASRAALLSGCGVTEEGCASLVSALKSNPSHLRELDLSNNDLKDSGVKLLSAGLGNPHCKLETLRLSGCLVTEEGCASLVSALKSNPSHLRELDLSYNHPGDSGVRLLSAGLEDPHCRLEKLNVEHGGENTMKPGLRKYVCDLTLDLNTVNRFLSLSEENRKVTCRREKQPYPDHPERFEDWRQVLCREGLTGRCYWEVEWRGSWADIGVTYKGISRRGWGGDCGLGWNDKSWNLICFDNSYSVRHNNKSTTIDVPPSSHRVGVYLDWPAGTLSFYRVSSDTLTHLYTFHSTFTEPLYPGFWVHDDSSVSL, via the exons gagaatattatgacatttgtgaagaacgagctgaagatgttcaagaggattcttagtccagaactcccagaaggctttgagagtcagaagcaggataaggaagtggtggatgctgaagatgagaagcaggagagcagtgccagagagggggctctgaagatcacactgcacgtcctgaggaaaatgaaccagaaggagcttgctgacacactggagaaac atgagcgtgctgtgattcttcaatgtgaactcaaatctaatctaaagaagaagtttcaatgtgtatttgaggggatcgctaaacaaggaaacccaacacttctcaataagatctacacagagctctacatcacagagggtggaacaggagaggtcaataatgaacatgagctgagacagattgagacaacaaccaggaaacaagcaagaccagagactgcaatcaaatgtaacgacatcttcaaacccttaaccgGACAAGACAAActcatcagaactgtgctgacaaagggagtcgctggcattggaaaaacagtctctgtgcagaagttcattctggactgggctgaaggtaaagcaaatcaggatgtccaatttgtattttcattcccttttcgggagctgaatttgatgaaaaaggaaaaacacactttcattgaacttctcaatcacttctcaatcgaaaccaaagaatcaagaatctccaactacgacaagtacaaagttctgttcatctttgatggtctggatgagtgccgactgcccctagacttccagaagaacaagatctgttgtgacgtcacaaagtcaacctcagtggatgttctgctgacaaatctcatcaagggaaatctgcttccctctgctctcctctggataactacccgacctgcagcagccaataagatcccttcagggtgtgttgaccaggtgacagaggtacgagggttcaatgacccacagaaggaggagtacttcaggaagagattcagtgatgaggacctggccagcagaatcatctcacacataaagacatcaaggagcctccacatcatgtgccacattccagtcttctgttggatttctgcaatagtccttgaacacatgctgaaacataagagagaagagatgcccaagactctgactgagatgtacacacaccttgtggtgtttcataccaaacagaagaatgaaaagtatcttgggaaagaagagacaggtccacactggaataaagagagcattctgtcactgggaaaactggcttttcaacagcttgtgaagggcaatctgattttctatgaagaagacctaaaagaggctggcattgatgtcaatgaagcctcagtgtactcaggattgtgcacacagctctttaaagaggaatgtgggctgtaccaggacaaggtgtactgcttcgtgcatctgagcattcaggagtttctggctgctgtatatgtgttcctctcattcatcaacaacaatgagaatctaatggccaaacctcaatcaaTGTTCAGCTACTTTTTTGCGCTGTCAagagacaagcctgaagttactttctacaagagtgctgtggataaagccttacaaagtgagacaggaaacctggaccttttcctccgcttccttctgggcctctcactggagtccaatcagaagtacTTACGAgctctactgacaaagacaagaagcagctcacagagccatgaagaaacagtcaagtacatcaaggagaagatcaggaagaatccctctccagagaggtgcatcaatctgttccactgtctgaatgaactgaatgaccattctctagtggaggagatccaaagctacctgagctcaggaagtctctcagaagaagaactgtcacctgcacagtggtcagctctggtctttgtgttgctgacttcagaaaaagatctggatgtgtttgacctgaagaaatactccagatcagagaaaggtcttctgaggctgctgccagtggtcaaagcctccagagctgctct gctgtcaggctgtggagtcacagaggaaggctgtgcttctctggtctcagctctgaagtcaaacccctcacacctgagagagctggatctgagtaacaatgacctgaaggattcaggagtgaagctgctctctgctggactggggaatccccactgtaaactggagactctgag gctgtcaggctgtctagtcacagaggaaggctgtgcttctctggtctcagctctgaagtcaaacccctcacacctgagagagctggacctgagctacaatcacccaggagactcaggagtcagactgctctctgctggactggaggatccacactgcagactggagaaactcaa tgtggaacatggtggagagaacacaatgaaacctggacttagaaaat atgtctgtgatctcacactggacctaaacacagtaaacagattcctctctctgtctgaggagaacagaaaggtgacatgtaggagagagaagcagccgtatcctgatcacccagagagatttgaggactggagacaggtgctgtgtagagagggtctgactgggcgctgttactgggaggtagagtggaggggGAGttgggctgatataggagtgacatataaaggaatcagtaGGAGAGGATGGGGTGGTGACTGTGGGCttggatggaatgacaagtcctggaatCTGATCTGCtttgacaacagttactctgtcaggcacaataataagtccactaccatagacgtccctcct agctcccacagagtaggagtgtatctggactggccagccggcactctgtccttctacagagtctcctctgacacactgacccacctgtacacattccactccacattcactgagcccctctatccagggttttgggttcatgATGACTCCTCAGTGTCTCTGTAA